The Sphingopyxis fribergensis DNA segment GGCCCCGACCACCCCGCCTTTCAACCAAACCCAACGCCACAGGTGATCAATGGACAATGAGATGACGCTCCACGCGCCGGGCCACGCGCCGGGCCACCCGCCGCCCTTCCCCGAGCCTTCGCCGCTCCACCGCGCGGTCGGCGCCTCGGCGCTCGGCAATGCGGTCGAATGGTTCGATTATGGCATCTATGCCTATGGCCTGACCTATATCTCAGCCGCGCTTTTCCCGGGCGATACCGAAGAGGCGGTGCTGTTCGCGCTCGCAACCTTCGCCATATCCTTCCTCATCCGTCCGCTCGGCGGGCTCTTCTGGGGCCCGCTCGGCGATCGCATCGGACGTAAATCGGTGCTCGCGATGACGATCCTCCTGATGGCGGGCGCAACCTTCGCCGTCGGCCTCATTCCATCCTATGACGCGGTGGGTTTCTGGGCACCGGCGGCGCTCGTCCTCTTACGGATGCTCCAGGGCTTTTCCACCGGCGGCGAATATGGCGGCGCGGCGACCTTCATGGCCGAATATGCACCTGACGACCGCCGCGGCTTTTATGGCAGTTTCCTCGAATTTGGGACGCTGGCCGGCTTCTCGCTCGGGGCGGCGCTCATGCTGGGCTATTCGCTGCACCTCGGCGACGAAGCGATGCACGAATGGGGCTGGCGCATTCCCTTTCTGATCGCGGGGCCGATCGGGCTCGTCGGAATGTATCTGCGGTCCAAGATGGAGGACACGCCGATCTTCCGCGAAGAAATGGCTGCGGCCGAGGAGCGCAAGCCGCCGGGGCTCGGCAGCTTGATGCGTAATCACTGGCGTCCGCTGCTGGTCGTCGGCGGGCTCGTCGTCGCACTCAACGTCGTCAACTATTCGCTGCTGAGCTATATGCCGACCTATCTCCAGCGGCGCATCGGCCTGTCGAGCGAGGAGGCTCTGCTCGTCCCGATCATCGGCATGGTCTTCATGATGATCTTCCTGCCGTTCGCCGGCGCGCTTTCCGACCGGGTCGGCCGCAAGCCGATGTGGCGCTGGTCGCTGATCGGCCTGCTGCTGCTTGTCGTGCCGCTCTATATGCTGATCGGAACAGGGTTTGCAGGCGCGATTATCGGCTTCATGGCGCTCGGCCTGCTCTACGTCCCGCAGCTCGCGACGATATCGGCGACCTTTCCGGCGATGTTCCCGACCGCGGTCCGTTTCGCAGGCTTCGCGATCGCCTATAATATCTCGACGTCGATCTTCGGCGGCACCGCGCCGATCGTCGGCAGCGGCCTGATCAGCCTGACCGGCGATCCGCTCATGCCGGCTTATTATATGATGCTCGCTTGTCTGGTGGGACTGGTGGCCCTCCGCTTCATGCCGGAAACGGCCGGGCGCTCGCTACGGGAAAATCCCTTCGAACCGGCTCCCCGATCACTCGCCGACAAATAGGAACGCGCCGCAGACTGCGGACAGCTTTGCTTTCGGCGCTGGAACCAATTGCCGTCGTGCCGCATAGGCTGGCGACATGTTCGCGATTGAATCCCTGCTCGTCAAAATTGCCCTGATCGGGGTTATCGGCATCGGCGCGCAGTGGGTCGCCTGGCGAACCGGGCGCCCCGCGATCGCGCTGATGCTGATCGCCGGCATCATCGCAGGCCCGATTCTCGGCCTGATCGACCCCGAGCGCGATTTCGGGGCCCTGCGCGAACCGGTGATCAAGCTGGCGGTTGCCATCATCCTGTTCGAGGGCGGGCTGAGCCTCAAGTTTCGTGAGCTGCGCAACGCAGGGGTGGCGGTGTTCATGCTCGTCTTCGTCGGCGTTCCGGTGGGCTGGGCGCTCGGCACCGCCGCCGCATATTATGGCGCGGGCCTGCCGTTCGAACTCGCGGCACTGTTCGGCGGCGTCATGGTCGTGACGGGGCCGACCGTGATCGTCCCCTTGCTGCGCTCGCTCAACATCGCGCCGCGCGTCAAGAATATGCTCAAATGGGAAGCGATCGTGAATGACCCGATCGGCGCGCTGCTCGCCGTGGGCGTCTTCAGCTATATCACCCATGGCGGGGCCGGCGCCAATAGCGCGTCGATCCTCATCGATGTCGGCGCGGCGAGCATCCTCGCCATGGTGATCGGCGGCGCCGCCGGCTTTGCACTGACCTGGGTTTTCCCGCGCGGCTGGGTGCCCGAATATCTCAAAGCGCCCGTTCTGCTGACCACGGTGATCGCCGTCTTCGTTCTCTCCGATCTCGTGATGCACGAAACCGGGCTGATCACGGTCACGATCATGGGCGTCGTGATGGCCAATCGCGAAACCTATTCGAGCCACCACCTGCTGCGCTTCAAGGAGGATCTGACGATCCTGCTCGTCTCGGGCGTCTTCATCATTCTGTCCGCCACGCTCAATTGGGAGGTCGTGCGCAACTTCGAGCTTCGCTTCGTCATTTTCCTGCTGTTGCTGCTCTTCGTCGTGCGGCCGCTCACCATCATGACCGCGCTGCTCTTTACCCGCGTTCCGTTCAAGGAACGGTTGTTCGTTGCCTGGATAGCGCCGCGCGGCATCGTCGCCGTCGCGGTGACGGGGCTTTTCGCGCTGCGTCTCTCGGACCTTGGCATCGCCGGCGCCGAGGCGCTGGTGCCGCTCGGGTTCGGCGTCGTGATCGTGACGATCTTTGCCCACGGCTTTACGGCGGCGCGGTTCGCGCGCTGGCTCGGGCTCGACCGCGGCAAGGGGAATGGGGTGCTTCTCGTCGGCGCCAACAGCTGGACGATCGCGTTCGCCGACTTCATCAAGGCGCAAGGCCGCGAGGTGCTGATTGCCGACGCCAGCAAGCTCGCGCTGCGCCGCGCCAGGCGAAACGGCATTCCCGTCTATCAGGGCGATATCGTCGATGAGGCGCATGACGACGACATCGACATGGGCCAATATCAGCAACTGATCGCGGCGACCGACAACGACAGCTACAATGCCTTGATATGCAGCGAGCTCGCACCCGAAGTGGGATCCGACCGCGTCAGCCGTATCATCGGCGAATCGGGGGCTGGCAGCCGGCGCCGGGGGCGGGTGTTCACCCTCGCTGGCACGCCGATCGAGGAATTGCTCGATCGCCTTCAATCGGGCTGGACCTTCGGCCGCACGCGGATCACCGAGAAATTCACCTACGCGCACTTCGTCGCGCGCATGAAAGCCAATGGCGGCGACAGCCTGGCCGTCGCACGGCCGTCGGGCGACCTCATGATCTTCTCGGCCGAACACCGCCCATCGGTCGTCACGGGTGACATCCTATGGACCTTCGTTCCCCCTGAGACCCAAGTGCGCAAACCAGCTGAAGCTTGAGCGGCAAGATCTGGACCGCCGCAAGTAAAAAGGGCAGATTTTGGCCATTTTCTGCATCCGTTGCACTGAACTTCCATGTCGTTCCGGGTCGGCTGACCGCCGTTGAATTTTATAAGAAGATCAAGGCCGGCGGCGGGAGCGCGGTTCTGACGACGGTCGCCGGCGAGGATCTGAAACTCACCGAGGCCCAAGGCAACATCAAGATCGAGGGCACGCAGGGCAGCGTCGGCTTTGTGACCGAAACCGATGTCGAACAATCAAACGGCATGATCCATGTGATCAACGGCGTGTTGATGCCAACAATAGGCTGAACAGCCTCGCGGCTACCCCTCGTCCCGGGTGGCTAGAAGCGTAAAAATCGCGCAGGCCATCATCATACCGCCGGCGCCGAGCCCAACAAGCATGTTGGTCAAATGGCATTTTGGGAGGCGGCTATCCCATGTCAAACGGTCTGCCGTCGCTTTCGCGCTTAAAGTGGCCTCTTGGCCGACCCGATCAGACCCATTTCTGGCGCAACGGGGCAGCCTTGCCAGTCCCCCCCACCCGAGAGCGAGTGCGAGTGCGATGCATTTCCAATTCGTCGGGCGACTGAGGCAGGCCGGTCAATGCGATCCCGTCCCCCTTCGAGGTGCCGGCAAGACGAGGCTGGCCAAGCGGCCGTAACCCGTCCAGTCTTGCACGACCGCCGCCGGACAGAATGGGGACCCAATGCCTTGTACGAAAGCCAGTAAAGCCAATCCTGCATTGTGGCGGACGCATGCGCCGCGGCAATTCGATTGCGGCAAAGACGGGCGGATACCTCGTGCTTGAGACGCCGCCACCGCATGCGATCGGCGCCCTGCTGCTCACTTTCGCGATGTTCTATGGCTTTGTGTCGGGGCGGGTTCGGGTCGAAATCATCTCGCTTTTGACGCTTGGGGTCATTGCACTGGCGCTCTTCATCGCTCCGCTTCCCGGCCAATCCCCGACCGACGGCCTGAAACTCGCCTTTGAAGGCTTCGGGCATTATGCCCTTGTGACCATCTGCGCCCTGATGATCATCGGACGCGGTCTTGTGACCACGGGCGCATTGGAACCAGCCGCGAGGACGTTGACGAAAGTCTGGCGCTTCAACCGCCAGCTGGGTCTTCTGGTGACATTGCTGCTTGCGATGTTCATGAGCATGATGGTCAACGACACGCCGGTGGTCGTGCTTTTGCTACCCATCCTCGTGTCGTTGGCCGCGCGCGGCGGGATGCCCGCTTCAAAGACCTTGATACCGGTGAATAGCGCGGTCCTGATCGGCGGCATGGCGACGACGATCGGCACATCGACCAATTTGCTGGTCGTCGGCATTGCCACTGACATGGGCATGCGACCGATGGGCGTATTCGATTTCACGCCGATCGTTCTCATTGCCGCGCTGGTAGCGCTACCCTTCATATGGCTGGTGATGCCGCGGCTGCTTCCTGATAATTCGCCGGCAAGCGGACACCAGCCGCGGTGTTTCCGCGCCACGCTGAGGCTCGGCGAGCGATCGATGGCGATCGGCAAGACAATCGACGCGGTCAGGAGGCTCCTGCCCGACGAGACGACCGTCGCCGGACCGGCCGACCGGATTCTTACCGCGGGCGCACGTCTCACCATTTCCGCGCCTCACGAAGCGCTGGAGGAAACAGTCCGGCTGCTGGGTGCCCACGCGGCGCCGCCATGGCTGATGGAAAGGCTTAACGCGGATTATGCGAGAACCGGCGACGATCTTTCGGTCGTCGAACTCGCAATTGCGTCCGATTCCGGCCTCATCGGCAAGCGGATAACCGAATCGGGCGTCGCCGAGACTTATAATGTGGCGATACTCGGAACCCACTCCGGTCGGCCGGGGCTGGACTCGCTCAACGACACCGATGCCGATACGTCGTTGTCCGAAGGCGACATTCTGTTGGTCGCTGGCGCGCTGGCGAATGTCCAGAAACTCGCTCGCGGCGAAAATCTCCTCGTTCTGGAGGGGTTGAGAGAGATGCCCCGGACGATGAAAGCGCCGCTCGCGCTCGCGATCATGGCGGGCGCGGTGATCCCGGCGAGTATCGGCCTCGTGCCCATTGCGATCTCGTCGCTCGGCGGCGCCATCCTGATGTTCGCCACCGGCTGCGTTAAGTTCGACAGGGTCGGACGCGCGCTCTCGGCGAAGGTCATCGTATTGATCGCCGCCAGTATCGCGATCGGCCGGATCGTGCTCGACAGCGGCGCGGCGGAATGGCTCAGCCAGCTGATCGCTCTTGGCCTTCAGTTCCTGCCCGCCGCTGGCGTGCTTGCGACGATCATGTTGTTCGTGACGCTTCTCACCAACTTCGCCTCGAACGCGACCGCTGCGGCGGTCGGCACCCCCATCGCCTTCAACCTGGCCGAACAGCTCGGAATCCCGGTCGAACCGCTTGTCCTGGCGGTGCTGTTCGGATGCAATCTCTGTTACGCGACCCCTGTCGCCTATCAGACGAACATGCTGATCATGTCGGCCGGCGAGTATAAGTTCGGCGACTATACGCGAACCGGTGTGCCGCTGGTCGGATTGATGATCGTGACCCTGTCCGCATTGCTCGTTTTTCGTTACGGGCTGCATTGAAACGGCACCAAATGCTGATGGCCCGTCAATCAAGGGCCGACCTTTGCAGGAAGATCAAGGCTCGGGGTCACGCGGCAGTGCAATTGCGGACCCGCGACAGGCCTGTGCCAAACCGGCCGAACATGATAGCCATCTGCCCATGGATCGACGTGCCGCCTGTCATTGCGAGCAGCTCGTGCTGGCCTGCGCGGGCGAGCCCAGAAAGATTTCGCTCTGCCATTGCCTGGATTGCCAGCGAAGGACCGGATCGCTTTTCAGCGTGGCAGCGTTTTTCCCGCGCGAGCAGATCACCCCGATTTCGGGCGAAGCGAAGAGCTTCACGCGCGCATCGGCCAGCGGTTTCCCGGTGACCTTCCATTTCTGTCCGGCATGCGGCTCGACGCTTTCGTGGGAGGCCGCGCGTCTGCCCGACCTGATCGGCGTAGCGGCAGGCGCATTTGCGCAGCCCGATTTTCCGATGCCTAGTCAGGCCGTCTGGACTCAGGACCGCCATCCCTGGATCCAACTTCCAGAGCCTATCGTCACCCATGCCCGAAACCCTGAAAAGGCCGCTCGGAAGGAATGACAGGCGTATCCGTCTCGACCGCTAAACGTCGCCGGACCGCGCCGCCGGCATCATCCGCCGCGAAAGTCCGTGATAGAGGCGGGTCGGGCAAATTTGTGCGCTCGCCCAGTCGGCAACGAGCGCGGTTGCGAACAACGGCAGGATGACGCCGCGCGCAGCGGTCGCCTCGATGAGTATGATGACGGCCGTCAGCGGCGCCCGTACGACGCCGACAAAATAGGCGACCATGCCCATCATCACGATGGCGCCCGCCGGACTGCCAGGAAACATCGGGGTTAGCAGATTTCCGAAACCTGCTCCCACCGCAAGCGATGGGGCGAAGATGCCGCCGGGCGCTCCGCTCAAGGTCGAGGCCAAGGCGGAAGTGAATTTGGCGGGGAAGATCCAGAGATCGCCGCGATGGCCCTCGACGAGGAATTTCGTGATATCATAGCCCGTGCCCCAGGTTGCGCCGCCCGACGCAATGCCGACGATCGCGACGACGAGGCCGCAAGCGGCCGCGAACAGAACGGGGCGCGACGCCGCGCGGCGCGCCCAGGGCGACGCCCGTTCGCTGGCGGCGAGCACGATACGAGCGAACAGGCCGCCGAGCAGACCGCCGCCGAGGCCGACGACGGGCGCCACCAGCAGGACATCCGATACGGGCAGCGTCTCCCGCATCACGCCGAAATAGATATAGTCGCCAGCGATCGAGAGACTGACGAGACCCGCGATCATCACCGCACCCATCGTCAGGACGGCGACGCGCTGCTCATACGCCGCCGCAAGTTCCTCGATCGCGAACGCGATCCCGCCCAGCGGCGTGTTGAACGCTGCCGCGACACCTGCCGCCCCGCCGGCGATGAAGACGCCGGCGGTGATGCGGACGCGCAGCAAGCGGTGAACGGCAACCATGATCGCCGCACTCACCTGCACCGTCGGTCCCTCACGGCCGACCGATCCGCCCACCGCGAGCGTTGCGAGCGTGAGCCCGAGCTTGGCAAAGGCGGTGCGAAGCGAGACGAGCGGCCCCTTCGCTTCCAGCTCGGGCCGGCGGCTCGCGGCGATAATCTGCGGAATGCCTGACCCGCGCGAGGCCGGAAAATAGCGGTTCGCGGCCCAGACGATCAATGCGAAGCCCGCGGGCGTGATCAGCAGCGGCATCCACCATATGCGGTCGGTCGCGAGGAAGATCAGCCGCTGAGCGCGATCGCCGGCAGCGGCGAATGCGAGCGCGACAAGTCCGAGCAGCACGGCACCGCTGATCATTGCGACGCGGCGGTGAATATCGACCACTTCGGTTTTCGCACGGCGGTTGAGACGCAGCTGCCAGAGGCGCAGCCAGCGCGGACGAGTCGGCTTGGCGGGCATAGCTCCATGTGGAGGCACCGCGGCGAGGGTGCAACCCCGCCGGGGATTTCCGACGCGACCGCGCCAAGGGTCGCCATCGCCTTTGTCTGAGTTGACGCCGCCTTTGTTGCGGACGCCCAAACTCTAGCGCCTGGTCGTGGCGCGATCATAATGATATCGCCAGGACCGGGATGCTCATCGAGGTTCGGCAAAAATCCAAATGGCCTATTTGAGAATGATCGCGTCCAGACGAAAAATTACGATAAGGCGGCACTGGATGGGCTTGCGCTGCACTTCAGCATCAGGATAGAGGGCCTTTATTCGCAAGGACCCGGTGTAACTCCGGGTGGCTATTCCGGCCGCCTATCCGCCGGACAACATCGCACATGCAAATCAAGTTTGTCCGCCCGGGCACCATGTGTCTTGATGTGAGCTTTTCATGTTCAACGGACTTTCCACGTACCGCCAGCAATGGTTCGCCGGCGCCGCGACCGCTCGCGCCGACGTCCTCGCGGGAATTGTCGTCGCCCTCGCCCTCATTCCCGAGGCGATCGGGTTTTCGATCATTGCGGGTGTCGATCCGCGCGTCGGCCTTTATGCCTCGATCGCGATCGCGATCGTCATTTCCTTTACCGGCGGCCGGCCCGGCATGATCTCGGCGGCGACAGCCGCGGTCGCCGTTCTCGTCGTTCCGCTCGTACGCGAGCATGGGGTCGAATATCTTTTCGCCGCGACGATCCTGATGGGCCTCATCCAGATCATCGCCGGCCTTTTGCGTCTCGATCTCGTCATGCAGTTCGTGTCGCGCTCAGTGATCACGGGGTTCGTCAACGCGCTAGCGATCCTCATCTTCATGGCACAGCTCCCGCAGCTCATCAATGTGACCTGGCAGGCCTATGTCATGGTCGCAGGGGGCCTCGCGATCATCTACCTATTGCCGCGCCTGACCAAGGTGGTGCCATCACCGCTCGTCGCTATCCTCGTCCTGTCCTTCATCAGCATATGGTTCGGCCTCCCCGTCAACACCGTCGGCGATATGGGCAAGCTGCCCGAAGGTTTGCCGAGCATCGTCCTGCCGAACGTGCCGCTCACGCTGGAAACGCTGCAAATCATCCTTCCCTATTCACTGACAATGGCGGCGGTGGGCCTGCTCGAATCGTTGCTCACAGCGCAGATTGTCGATGATATGACCCACAGCGACAGCGACAAGCGCCGCGAGTGCGCCGGGCAGGGAAGCGCCAACATCGCCGCCGCCCTCGTCGGCGGCATGGGCGGCTGCGCCATGATCGGACAGTCGGTCATCAACGTCACCTCTGGTGGCCGCACGCGGCTATCGACGTTCACGGCCGGCGCGACGCTGCTCATCCTGCTTGCGCTGCTCGGCCCCTATGTCGGCCGGATGCCGATGCCCGCGCTCGTCGCAGTCATGGTCATGGTGTCGATCGGAACCTTCAGCTGGAACTCAATCGTCAACCTCCGCCGCCATCCGCCCACCTCGTCGATCGTCATGCTGACCACCGTGGTCGTCGTCGTGGCGACGCACGACCTTTCGCTCGGCGTGCTCGCCGGCGTCCTGCTGTCGGGCATCTTCTTCGCCGCCAAGGTTCAGCGGATGTTCGATGTGCGCCGGGACCTTCACCCGGGCGGCACGCGCGCGACCTATTTCGTGACCGGCCAGATCTTCTTCGCGTCGGTCGATCGTTTCACCCGCAGCTTCAATGCCGATGAGACCGCCACCGACATTCTCATCGATGTGTCCGCGGCGCATTTCTGGGACATCTCAGCGGTCGGCGCGCTCGACAAGATCGTCGCGCGCCTGCTCCGCGAAGGCCGCACCGTGGAGGTCGTCGGATATAATCGGGCCAGCGCCGACATCGTCGACAAATTTGCGCTGTACGACAAGACGGGCGTCGAACTCGGCGCGGTTCCGCACTAGCCGCGCGGCCCGCGCGGGCTCGACATAGAAACGAAAATTTAATTGCGCGAAGGCCGGGCAGAGAATTTTCCCGGACCGTCCGGATTGGCGGCATCGCGGACGCGCGCGGCGCTTTGCCAGTTTCCGTTGAGGCGCATGTCGGAATTCACCTGCAATGACAGCGTGTGCGGGGCGCGACATTTCGAGAGGGTCGGGCTGGGAGCTCGCGCAATCCTCCGCCGGCCTGTTCAGCACAGCGGCAGCAACTACGGGATTCTCAAAACCATGGGCGTCGGCGATGCCCGAAGCGGGCGAGCGAGCTTCGTCTTCACCAGCGCCGCGAACGGCAATGCGCTCGCGGCCAGGATCATAAGGCAGGCGACGTGGATCGACCGGTTGAAGCCCCTGATCTGATCATCAGGCCCAGCCGATCGCCAGATTCATTTCAGTCCCCACCTGGCGCCCAAGGTGCCGTCCGCACCATCGCCCGCTCGAACAGTTCCGACGCGATCAGCGCCCCGAGCCATTCGCGCACCTGGCGCGGTGCATGAGCTTCAAACCAAGGTGGATCGACGCCCGCGAACTGGCGCACGAACGGAAAGATAGCGACGTCGCTGAACCCGCGCGTCGCGCCTCCCAGAAAAGCCTGATCGGCGATCCGCACGTCCAGATCGGCCAGCATCGCCAGCCCTGCCGCACGATGCTCCACGGGATCGACGCCGTAGCGCCCCCAATATTTATAGCGGTCGAGATGATGTTTGAACGCGCCGTCAAAATCAGCAACCAGCGCCGCGTCGGCGCGCGCGATCCAGTTCTCGGGATCTTTCTGTAGGAGCGCCCAACGCATGATATCGATGCTTTCATCGACCACGATTCCGTCCGCGGGCACGAGAACCGGCACCGTTCCCTTGGGGGACGCCGCCAACATGGCGGCGGGCTTGTCACGCAGAAGCACTTCGCGATGCTCATATGAAACACCGCTCACCAAAAGCGCCATGCGCGCGCGCATCGCGTAGGGGCAGCGGCGGAAGCTGTAGAGGATCGGCAGGCCCGTCATCGTCAGGGCCATAGCCGACCGCCCACACCGCGGTACAGTCCGATGGACAATGGCCCTCGACCGCGACGCCCCCACCCGCTGCCCAATCTGTCTTGGCTCGCCCAAGTTGAATCGGACTGGGTCGGACGCTGGGGAGCGACAATCACAATTGCGTCATATACTCCTACCCGAAGCGGAACCCCGATCCCATGTCCGGGCTTCGGTCTGGAGTTCGCGCATGAAGTCGCGCGCGGGCGTCATCAGCGACCGGGAATGACAGGTAACCAGCCCGATCGGACGCGACGCCTCGGGGGTGTCGAGCGGCCGCCAGGTCAGGTTCGGATCGCTCACCTGCTCGACCGTCAGCCGGGTCAGCACGCTGATGCCGAACGACGCGGCGACGAGCGCCGCCGCCGTCGAGGGGTGCTTGCAATTGAAGAGCGGATCGACCTGGATGTCGGCGGCGCCGAAGGCCCGGTCGATCAGACTGCGCAGGCCGGTATCGGTGGACAGCGCGATGAAGGGCCGATCGCGAAATACCGTCCAGTCGTGACGCGCACTCGACGCCAGCTCGTCATCGCCGCGGCAGGCGAGAACCAGCCGGTCCTGATATATAGCGAGGAAGTCCAGGCTGTGCGTCTTTGACGGCGGCGGGGCGATCCCGATGTCGGCGTCGCCCTCCTCGACCGCGCGATGCACGGGAATTCCTACGTCTTCCCAGATGTCGACGGTCACGCCGGGATGCGTCTGGCAGAAGCGCCGCACCGCGCCGGGCAGCAGGGTCGCGGCGACCGACGGCAGCGTCGCGATGCGGACGCGGCCGGAGCGGCCGTCGACATAAGCCTCAAAATCCGAGAAGGACGCCTCATAGTCGTTGAGCAGTTGTACGGCGATCGGCCGCAGCCGCTCGCCGGCCGGCGTGAGGCGGACATGCCGCGTATCGCGGTCGAACAGCCGCACCCCGATGCGCGTTTCGATCTGCTGGATCGTCCGGCTGAACGCCGGCTGCGACACGCCGAGTTCGAGCGCAGCGTCGCGAAAGCTGGTGGTCGCCTCCAGCTTGAGGAACGCCTCGAGCTGCGGAAGGGTCAGACGCTGGCGCATATTTTTGTCCTGAGCTTTGGTGTGAAGCGACGCTGCGGCGTCATGCTCGATCGTGAGCCCGGAGCGCATCGATTCATATCTTTGATGAGATTGAGCAGCCCGTCGCCTCGGCTATCATAATCGTCACAATCGACTGGCCGCACGGCCAAAGCGGGGGCGAGCATGAAAATCAAGGCTGAAAACTGTGCGGGGCCTACCCTATGACCCCCTTGTTGCAGGGCGTCCGCGTGGTTGAGGTCGGCGCGGTCGTCCTCGGACCGCTTGCCGCCCAGATCCTCGCGGATCTCGGGGCTGACGTTATCAAGGTCGAGCCGCTGAGCGGCGACGTCGCGCGTGAATCGCATCCTCAGGGGGCGAGCGACGGCGCGTTGTTCGTGA contains these protein-coding regions:
- a CDS encoding LysR family transcriptional regulator, translated to MRSGLTIEHDAAASLHTKAQDKNMRQRLTLPQLEAFLKLEATTSFRDAALELGVSQPAFSRTIQQIETRIGVRLFDRDTRHVRLTPAGERLRPIAVQLLNDYEASFSDFEAYVDGRSGRVRIATLPSVAATLLPGAVRRFCQTHPGVTVDIWEDVGIPVHRAVEEGDADIGIAPPPSKTHSLDFLAIYQDRLVLACRGDDELASSARHDWTVFRDRPFIALSTDTGLRSLIDRAFGAADIQVDPLFNCKHPSTAAALVAASFGISVLTRLTVEQVSDPNLTWRPLDTPEASRPIGLVTCHSRSLMTPARDFMRELQTEARTWDRGSASGRSI